DNA from Demetria terragena DSM 11295:
TTGATCGGCCCGGCCGCGGCGGTGGGGCTCAATGCCGCCTTGTGGACGTGCGGCACGGTGCTGGGTCTGTGGACTGCGGTGGTGGTGCCGTACAAAACCATGACCTCCCATGAGGTCCGCGGCGACTCGCCCTTCGGTGGGTGGTTGATGCCGGTGGTCCCGCCGATGGTCAGCGCTGCGACGGGGCCACTGCTAATCCCGCACCTACCCGCGGGGCAGTGGCAACTGACGATGCTCGTGGCGTGCGCGGCGATGTTCGGTCTCACCTTGGTGGCCAGCCTGGTTGTGATCGCGCTGATCTGGGGCCGCCTAGTCCGGCATGGAGTTGGCCCTGCCGCGACGGTCCCGACTCTCTGGATCGTGCTCGGACCGCTCGGTCAGTCGATCACTGCAGCCCACACCATCGGCGTGGCTGCGCCGGAGATTCTCGCGGAGCCGTCCGGAACGATCGTGACGGTCGCGGGTGTCGTCTATGGCATTCCGATGTGGGGGTTTGCGATGGTGTGGGCTGCGATTGCCGCGGCGCTCACGGTGCGTACGGCCCGCACCGGTTTGCCCTTCACCCTGACCTGGTGGTCCTTCACCTTCCCGGTGGGAACGGTGGTGACCGGGACATCGGGTCTTGCGGCGGCTACTGGTGCTCACCTGTTCACGGGCGCCGCCGTGGTGTTCTACGCCGGGCTGGTCGGAGCCTGGTGCGTGGTGGCGGCTCGCACCGCGCGCGCCGCATGCAGCGGTTGCGAGAGGTACGTTGGCGGCATGGTGGATCAAAAGACCGGGACCAAGGATTCGGGCGGGACGATGACCACGCTCGTGGCGGTGTTCGCTGCGCTTGTGGTCAACTTCGCGATTGACGGATTGACCGACTGGCCGTGGTACGTCCGCTGGGCTTGCGGGTTGGCTGTGGCCATTGC
Protein-coding regions in this window:
- a CDS encoding TDT family transporter, with product MGPLAELTVDARDRGGLLSESAGQPVFGSVGPNWFASVMGTGIVANAAATLPVDIPGLLVAARMMWLLAVVLLIFVVVATALQWRYNPTVARGHLEDPVMSHFYGAPAMALMTVGAGAMLVGQPLIGPAAAVGLNAALWTCGTVLGLWTAVVVPYKTMTSHEVRGDSPFGGWLMPVVPPMVSAATGPLLIPHLPAGQWQLTMLVACAAMFGLTLVASLVVIALIWGRLVRHGVGPAATVPTLWIVLGPLGQSITAAHTIGVAAPEILAEPSGTIVTVAGVVYGIPMWGFAMVWAAIAAALTVRTARTGLPFTLTWWSFTFPVGTVVTGTSGLAAATGAHLFTGAAVVFYAGLVGAWCVVAARTARAACSGCERYVGGMVDQKTGTKDSGGTMTTLVAVFAALVVNFAIDGLTDWPWYVRWACGLAVAIAVTLMWSGFRRRRAAESQGTTTDRPSRP